A window of Petrotoga mexicana DSM 14811 genomic DNA:
TGCCAGAAAGATTCATAAAACTACCAAATTTCATCACAGAAGGAACAACATATTGTAAACAGTTATCCTTTCTGAGCTGAAATTACTCAACAAAAAATCTCTGTAATACCTTTTTCATCATATCTTCAGTCTATTCTATCAACCATATTTGACAAGGAGCCGATCGCTTCTTGACAAACAAATAGAGTTAAGGTATAATTAAGAAGTGGTATAGGGCCATTAGCTCAGCTGGTAGAGCGACTGACTCTTAATCAGTAGGTCGTGGGTTCGATCCCCGCATGGCCCACCAGAATTTAATATTAGACAATAAATAAAGAGGAAGTCACCCACAGTTAACTTCCCACCCCGGGGAGTAATTAAAAACCGTCAGGGGTACGAATTTTGAAAAAAATAGCTCTTGTTTGAAAAAAGAGATTTTTTTCTATTTAGGAAATAATGGGTGACAAATGTGTCACCCATTTTTTATCAATTAAATAAGGAAGGTGATTGTATATAAGCGATAAAGTCGCTAAAAATAACGAAATCAGAGCCAGAAAAGTACTGTTAATAGATCAAGATGGAAACAAACTCGGAGAGATGTCAACAAAAGAAGCGTTAAAATTAGCTCAACAATCGGGAGTAGATCTAGTCTTAGTAGCCCCTCAAGCCAAACCTCCCGTTGCTAGAATGATGGATTATGGTAAATATATCTACGAGAAAGAGAAGAAGGAAAAATTAGCGAAGAAAAAACAAAAAAAACAAGTTGTTAAAGAGATGAAATTCAGACTCAGAATCGATGAACATGATTTCAACACCAAATTGAAAAAGATAAGGGAATTTTTAGAAGACGGTCATAAAGTAAGAGTAGTAATTATGTTTTTAGGTAGAGATATACTTTTCAAAGAGAAAGGTAAGGAAATACTTGACAAAGTGGTATCTAAGACATCCGATATAGCAAAGGTTTCCCGAGGGGCGAAATTATTGGGTAAAGATATGGATATTATCTTAGAACCAATCAATGAGGACAAAAAATAAATAATAGTAATCTATATCCTAAAAATCAGGAGGAATCAAGATGCCTAAATTAAAAACAAAAGGTTCAGCAAAAAAAAGGTTTAAAGTCACTAAAACTGGAAAAATTCTCCGACATAGAAACAACGTGGGGCATAATACAGGCTTCAAGAAAAGCAGTCATATGAGAAGACTTAAAAGAGAGGTTGAAGTACCTAAGGAAATTGTGGATAAAGTTAAGAAATCACTTGGATTAAAATGATGATTTGAATTTAACTTAAGATAAAGGAGTGTATAAAATATGAGAATTAAACGATCCGTTGCTTCTCGCAAAAAAAGAAAAAAATATTTGAAAGCAGCCAAAGGATACACAGGAGCGTTGAGTAGACGTTATTCATTGGCAAAACAACAGTATTATAAATCCGGGAAATATTCTTATACAGGTAGAAAAAACAAAAAAAGAGATTACAGAAAACTCTGGATAACACGAATCAATGCTGCTGCAAGATCACAAGGATTGAAGTATAACGAGTTAATTCATGGTTTGAAATTGGCCAACGTCGACATAAATAGAAAAATGCTTTCCGAACTTGCTGTAAACGATCCAGATGGATTCAATGAATACGTGAATATTGCTAAACAATCTCTAGCTGAAAGCGTACAATAACTACAAAAAGGGCGAAGCCACTCG
This region includes:
- the infC gene encoding translation initiation factor IF-3 is translated as MYISDKVAKNNEIRARKVLLIDQDGNKLGEMSTKEALKLAQQSGVDLVLVAPQAKPPVARMMDYGKYIYEKEKKEKLAKKKQKKQVVKEMKFRLRIDEHDFNTKLKKIREFLEDGHKVRVVIMFLGRDILFKEKGKEILDKVVSKTSDIAKVSRGAKLLGKDMDIILEPINEDKK
- a CDS encoding large ribosomal subunit protein bL35 → MPKLKTKGSAKKRFKVTKTGKILRHRNNVGHNTGFKKSSHMRRLKREVEVPKEIVDKVKKSLGLK
- the rplT gene encoding 50S ribosomal protein L20, which codes for MRIKRSVASRKKRKKYLKAAKGYTGALSRRYSLAKQQYYKSGKYSYTGRKNKKRDYRKLWITRINAAARSQGLKYNELIHGLKLANVDINRKMLSELAVNDPDGFNEYVNIAKQSLAESVQ